A portion of the Williamwhitmania taraxaci genome contains these proteins:
- the namA gene encoding NADPH dehydrogenase NamA: MSKLFSPLTIKDVTFSNRIVISPMCTYSAIDGFASDWHLVHLGSRAVGGAGLIIIEATAVSAEGRISAHDLGIYKEEHIEMLERITAFIHQQGAVAGIQLAHAGRKAGCARSWEGGKQLKKEEGGWTTIAPSEVAFNSDDEIPEALSIEGIKMIISNFRRAALRSYKAGFRVVEIHAAHGYLLHQFLSPLSNHRTDEYGGSFENRIRLLVQVVEAVKEVWPQNLPLFVRISATDWVEGGWNVDESVKLAHILKQLGVDLIDTSSGGMVPYAKIPLAPGYQVSFAERIKREVGIMTGAVGLITDAQQAEDILQQEQADLILIARESLRNPYFPLNAAKQLGDDIDWPIQYLRGKL, from the coding sequence ATGTCAAAACTCTTTTCACCACTCACCATTAAGGATGTAACCTTTAGTAATAGGATTGTCATTTCGCCAATGTGTACGTATTCGGCCATTGATGGTTTTGCTAGCGATTGGCACTTGGTACACCTAGGTAGTCGCGCCGTTGGAGGTGCCGGCTTAATTATAATCGAAGCCACTGCAGTTTCGGCTGAAGGGCGTATTTCGGCCCATGATTTGGGAATCTATAAAGAGGAACACATAGAGATGCTTGAGAGGATTACCGCTTTTATTCATCAACAGGGAGCGGTGGCTGGAATTCAGCTGGCGCATGCTGGACGTAAAGCCGGCTGTGCTCGATCGTGGGAGGGCGGAAAGCAACTTAAAAAAGAGGAGGGTGGTTGGACTACTATTGCTCCTTCGGAAGTTGCTTTTAATAGCGACGATGAAATCCCCGAGGCTCTAAGCATTGAAGGTATAAAAATGATTATCTCCAACTTCCGCCGAGCTGCCTTGCGCTCGTACAAGGCTGGATTTAGAGTGGTTGAAATACATGCCGCGCACGGTTACCTTCTACATCAGTTTCTATCGCCACTAAGCAACCACCGAACCGATGAATATGGTGGAAGTTTTGAAAACCGAATACGTTTACTTGTGCAAGTTGTGGAAGCAGTTAAGGAGGTATGGCCCCAAAACCTGCCTCTATTTGTGCGTATCTCTGCTACCGATTGGGTTGAAGGTGGTTGGAATGTTGATGAATCCGTTAAGCTTGCCCACATACTAAAACAACTAGGAGTCGACCTGATTGATACTTCTTCGGGGGGAATGGTGCCCTATGCAAAGATTCCACTGGCGCCGGGATATCAGGTTTCCTTTGCCGAGCGTATAAAAAGAGAAGTAGGAATCATGACTGGAGCCGTTGGACTTATAACTGATGCACAGCAGGCAGAGGATATTCTGCAACAAGAGCAAGCCGATCTTATCCTTATTGCCCGCGAATCGCTCCGAAATCCCTACTTCCCACTCAACGCAGCAAAGCAGCTGGGCGACGATATCGATTGGCCAATCCAATATTTGCGTGGTAAACTGTAA
- a CDS encoding tetratricopeptide repeat protein, which translates to MERKRYIGLVVAFIFMVTSLSVRALEPTAVELYRCKLYNTYVEGNVSQWVRFLPEMEKINATHPSSELLLEIARTRYGLVAFLINEKKGKGALVDLDKGLANVESLLIQNPKNAEAMALKASFLAFTVELRPFGAPINGPKSLRIIDLALNTAPMNAYVLIDKANAKQFTPYIFGGDLEEAVGFYLKSIAAFEKMDPNQCRWVYVNALANLGTCYYKLDEYAKAEAIYKKALVIAPEFDWVKMHLLPEVQAKLKKK; encoded by the coding sequence ATGGAAAGGAAGAGATATATCGGCTTAGTAGTAGCCTTCATTTTTATGGTAACCTCGCTATCGGTTAGGGCTTTGGAACCTACAGCCGTTGAGCTATACCGCTGCAAGCTCTATAATACTTATGTCGAAGGAAATGTTAGCCAATGGGTTAGATTCTTGCCAGAAATGGAAAAGATTAATGCAACTCATCCAAGCAGCGAATTGCTCTTGGAGATTGCCCGAACGCGCTATGGGTTAGTTGCTTTTCTTATCAATGAGAAAAAGGGAAAAGGGGCACTTGTTGATCTCGACAAGGGACTTGCTAACGTTGAGTCTTTGTTAATTCAAAATCCGAAGAATGCAGAAGCTATGGCACTTAAGGCATCTTTTTTGGCATTCACTGTAGAATTGAGACCATTTGGGGCACCAATAAATGGGCCAAAGAGTTTGCGAATAATCGATTTGGCGCTTAACACCGCCCCCATGAATGCGTATGTTTTAATTGATAAGGCCAATGCTAAGCAGTTTACCCCTTATATCTTTGGGGGCGACCTTGAAGAAGCGGTTGGGTTTTACCTAAAATCCATTGCTGCTTTCGAGAAGATGGATCCAAACCAATGTCGCTGGGTTTACGTAAATGCCCTTGCAAACCTCGGAACTTGCTACTACAAATTGGACGAGTATGCAAAGGCGGAGGCCATCTACAAAAAAGCCTTGGTAATTGCCCCCGAGTTCGACTGGGTAAAGATGCACCTACTACCAGAAGTGCAAGCAAAACTGAAGAAAAAGTAG
- a CDS encoding glycosyltransferase has protein sequence MEYVGWFVIGFLALRFLVAFLNWISSPYLPKMQAEDLALVSILIPARNEAENLPNLMRTLCLSNYKNVEVLVYDDASIDNTAEVAKSFSDQIPLRVITGIPLPEGWLGKSHACYRLALEAKGDYLLYLDADVTIEPTLVARLVAYTRKRNLALLSIFPFQVMVTRGEKIVVPVMNWILLTLLPLVLVRLSRKVSLSAANGQLMFFDASIYRKNQWHSAVKDVRVEDIAIARLIKRKRLKMATLLGSGEVRCRMYSGYQEAIAGLSRSLPAFFGNSLLFTFVFTFLTTFGFLIIFLSLPWIYGFVYLLAAIFTRLFVLMASKQFSLFNVLTMLHQHYAFIRIVKQSIDAKIKGKTEWKGRDISA, from the coding sequence ATGGAATACGTTGGATGGTTTGTTATTGGATTTCTAGCCCTTAGGTTTTTGGTTGCTTTTCTCAACTGGATTTCGAGCCCCTACCTGCCGAAAATGCAAGCAGAGGATCTTGCCTTAGTATCAATACTAATTCCGGCACGAAACGAGGCAGAGAACCTTCCAAATCTAATGCGTACACTATGCCTTAGTAACTATAAGAATGTTGAAGTGTTGGTTTATGACGACGCCTCCATTGATAATACAGCCGAGGTGGCTAAATCATTTTCGGATCAGATTCCGTTGCGCGTAATCACCGGAATTCCATTGCCCGAAGGATGGCTAGGCAAGAGCCATGCATGCTATCGTCTTGCCCTCGAAGCTAAAGGAGACTATTTATTATACCTTGATGCTGATGTAACGATTGAGCCCACATTAGTGGCACGGTTGGTTGCTTATACTCGAAAGCGTAACTTAGCACTACTCTCTATTTTCCCGTTTCAGGTAATGGTAACTCGTGGCGAGAAGATTGTTGTGCCGGTTATGAACTGGATTCTTTTGACTCTCTTACCGCTTGTATTGGTGAGGCTTTCGCGTAAGGTTTCTCTTTCGGCGGCTAATGGTCAACTGATGTTTTTTGATGCAAGTATATATCGAAAAAATCAGTGGCACAGTGCAGTTAAAGATGTTAGGGTGGAAGATATTGCTATTGCTCGTCTTATTAAACGAAAAAGACTTAAAATGGCAACGCTGCTTGGGTCTGGAGAGGTGCGCTGCCGGATGTATTCGGGATATCAGGAGGCCATTGCTGGACTTTCGCGTAGCTTACCCGCTTTTTTTGGGAATAGTCTTCTTTTTACATTTGTATTTACCTTCCTTACTACTTTCGGTTTCTTAATAATTTTCCTCTCTTTGCCATGGATTTATGGATTCGTATACCTTCTGGCTGCTATCTTTACTCGATTATTTGTTTTAATGGCATCTAAACAATTTTCTTTGTTCAATGTTTTAACTATGCTTCATCAACATTATGCGTTTATACGTATAGTTAAGCAATCAATAGATGCAAAAATTAAAGGGAAAACAGAATGGAAAGGAAGAGATATATCGGCTTAG
- a CDS encoding lysophospholipid acyltransferase family protein has protein sequence MIKTNHNRLYAWFFDRYIGYILKKQFREINITGHVEHKERPILIIGNHFSWWDGFFILHLNRMVFKRKFYIMMLEEQLKHRLFLSRIGAYSIFPGTKSVIESLNYTVDLLNDSSNMVAIFPQGEIESAYTSTFRFEKGLQFVLNRSTSQTPICLVFMVTLVDYYSHRKPSLTIAVEEYKDFGTADAASVEDAYNEFFQRTIQRQNALYK, from the coding sequence ATGATTAAAACTAACCATAATAGGCTGTATGCATGGTTCTTTGATAGGTATATTGGCTATATTCTGAAGAAGCAATTTCGTGAGATCAATATTACCGGGCATGTGGAGCATAAAGAGCGACCAATCCTAATTATTGGAAACCATTTTAGCTGGTGGGATGGTTTCTTTATCCTTCACCTTAACCGAATGGTGTTTAAGCGGAAGTTTTACATAATGATGCTGGAGGAGCAGCTTAAGCACCGCTTGTTTCTTTCTCGTATTGGCGCTTATTCTATATTTCCTGGAACTAAGTCGGTAATCGAGTCGCTGAACTATACTGTCGACCTTCTTAACGATTCCAGCAATATGGTTGCCATTTTCCCTCAAGGCGAGATTGAAAGTGCCTATACCTCAACCTTCCGGTTCGAGAAGGGACTTCAGTTCGTATTGAATCGATCGACTTCGCAAACACCTATCTGCTTGGTTTTTATGGTAACTTTAGTCGATTACTATTCGCACCGTAAACCTTCTTTAACTATTGCTGTTGAGGAGTATAAGGATTTTGGAACCGCGGATGCCGCAAGTGTTGAAGATGCTTACAATGAGTTTTTTCAGCGAACAATACAGCGTCAAAATGCACTTTATAAATAG
- a CDS encoding carotenoid biosynthesis protein — protein sequence MKTLKLVVISLAIAHAIGVFGIAICLHRPELFALTWVFLLVSMAVLLLFQQSYSWYQLPIALAIATIGFVAEVVGIHTGLLFGNYSYGASLGIKMFDVPLIIGLNWLMLVYTSRVIVEKYFSSAVIRVVAGALLLVAYDLLVEIPAGRLDMWTWRDGTPGIANFIGWFGVALLMHTIVEVMEFRFRNYIAIPLFIIQFVFFGLLTLLFFVI from the coding sequence ATGAAGACATTAAAACTTGTAGTGATATCCTTAGCAATTGCTCACGCTATTGGGGTTTTCGGAATTGCCATCTGCCTGCATCGGCCCGAACTATTTGCTCTTACTTGGGTGTTTTTGCTGGTAAGCATGGCCGTATTACTACTTTTTCAGCAATCGTATAGCTGGTATCAGTTGCCCATTGCCTTGGCTATTGCTACTATCGGATTTGTTGCCGAAGTAGTTGGCATACATACTGGTTTGCTTTTTGGTAATTACAGTTATGGTGCATCACTGGGCATAAAAATGTTCGATGTACCTTTAATTATTGGCTTAAACTGGTTAATGCTGGTTTATACTAGCCGAGTTATTGTCGAAAAGTATTTTAGCAGCGCTGTGATTCGAGTTGTAGCTGGGGCACTTTTACTGGTTGCTTACGATTTGCTGGTGGAAATCCCCGCAGGACGGCTTGATATGTGGACATGGAGGGATGGAACTCCCGGAATTGCAAACTTTATTGGCTGGTTTGGAGTTGCTTTATTGATGCACACTATTGTTGAGGTTATGGAATTTCGTTTCAGAAATTATATTGCTATACCGTTGTTTATCATTCAATTTGTTTTTTTTGGACTATTAACTCTACTCTTTTTTGTAATTTAG